From Sphingopyxis sp. MWB1, a single genomic window includes:
- the purL gene encoding phosphoribosylformylglycinamidine synthase subunit PurL produces MTQPATAITAEIVAEHGLSPEEYERILSALGREPNLVELGIFSVMWSEHCSYKSSRIHLKKLPTEAPWVICGPGENAGVIDIGEGPDGKKLAAIFKMESHNHPSYIEPYQGAATGVGGILRDVFTMGARPVANLNALRFGRPDHPKMRHLISGVVHGIGGYGNCVGVPTVGGEVNFHKAYDGNILVNAMTVGVAEQDKIFYSAASGVGNPIVYVGSKTGRDGIHGATMASADFGEDAEEKRPTVQVGDPFTEKLLIEACLELMASDAIVAIQDMGAAGLTSSSVEMASKGGVGIHLKMDDVPQRESGMTAYEMMLSESQERMLMVLKPGKEDFAKAIFEKWELDFAVIGTVTDTGRMVLEHRGEIVCDIPLAPLADDAPLYDRPHVPTPPQAELTNVPETTDVAADLRTLMGTPDIASRRWIWEQYDSQVGADTVQTGGDAAIVRIHGTNRGLAMSTDCTPRYCYADPFEGGKQAVAETWRNISAVGAKPLAITNCLNFANPQRPEIMGQIVGCLDGMAEACRALDYPIVSGNVSLYNESKATGGGSAILPTPAIGGVGVIEDLAKTVGIGFKRTGDIVLAVGERMGHLGQSAWLREIHGREEGPPPPVDLKAEKRTGDFIRKSIEAGWITACHDVSDGGVAVALAEMALKSNIGVMVSEEQPFGIAESFFGEDQGLYLVTVCDTCLADFLDAANRADVPVDPLGRTIKDRIVFELPESDHQVTLAELREAHEGFFPKLMGADAALA; encoded by the coding sequence ATGACTCAGCCAGCCACTGCCATCACCGCCGAGATCGTCGCCGAGCACGGTCTGTCCCCCGAAGAATATGAGCGCATTCTGTCTGCGCTTGGCCGCGAGCCCAATCTCGTCGAGCTTGGGATTTTCTCGGTCATGTGGTCAGAGCATTGCAGCTATAAAAGCTCGCGCATCCACCTCAAAAAATTGCCGACCGAAGCCCCCTGGGTAATCTGCGGCCCCGGCGAAAATGCGGGCGTGATCGACATTGGCGAAGGCCCGGACGGAAAGAAACTCGCTGCCATCTTCAAGATGGAGAGCCACAACCACCCCTCCTACATCGAGCCCTATCAGGGCGCGGCAACCGGCGTCGGCGGCATTTTGCGCGACGTCTTCACCATGGGCGCGCGGCCCGTGGCCAACCTCAACGCGCTGCGTTTCGGCCGCCCCGACCATCCGAAGATGCGCCACCTGATCTCGGGCGTGGTTCATGGCATCGGCGGTTATGGCAATTGCGTCGGCGTTCCGACCGTCGGCGGCGAGGTCAATTTCCACAAGGCCTATGATGGCAATATCCTCGTCAATGCGATGACCGTCGGCGTCGCCGAACAGGACAAGATCTTCTATTCGGCGGCAAGCGGCGTCGGCAATCCGATCGTCTATGTCGGGTCGAAAACCGGCCGCGACGGCATCCATGGCGCGACCATGGCCAGCGCCGACTTCGGCGAAGATGCGGAGGAAAAGCGCCCGACCGTCCAGGTCGGCGATCCCTTCACCGAAAAATTGCTGATCGAAGCCTGCCTTGAACTGATGGCATCGGACGCCATCGTCGCCATTCAGGATATGGGCGCTGCCGGGCTTACGTCATCCTCGGTCGAAATGGCATCTAAGGGCGGCGTCGGCATCCATTTGAAGATGGACGATGTGCCCCAACGCGAGTCGGGCATGACCGCCTATGAGATGATGCTGTCGGAAAGCCAGGAGCGGATGCTCATGGTGCTGAAGCCCGGCAAGGAAGATTTCGCCAAGGCGATCTTTGAAAAATGGGAACTGGATTTCGCGGTCATCGGCACCGTCACCGACACGGGCCGCATGGTGCTGGAGCATCGGGGCGAGATTGTCTGCGACATCCCCCTTGCCCCGCTGGCCGATGATGCGCCGCTGTATGACCGCCCGCACGTCCCGACGCCCCCTCAGGCGGAATTGACCAATGTTCCCGAAACCACGGACGTGGCCGCCGACCTCCGGACGCTGATGGGCACCCCCGACATCGCCAGCCGCCGCTGGATCTGGGAGCAATATGACAGCCAGGTCGGCGCCGATACGGTGCAGACGGGCGGCGATGCCGCGATCGTCCGCATTCATGGCACCAATCGCGGGCTGGCGATGAGCACCGATTGCACCCCGCGCTATTGCTATGCCGATCCGTTCGAGGGCGGCAAACAGGCGGTGGCCGAAACCTGGCGCAACATCAGCGCGGTCGGCGCCAAGCCGCTCGCGATCACCAATTGCCTCAATTTCGCCAATCCGCAGCGCCCCGAAATCATGGGCCAGATTGTCGGGTGCCTCGACGGCATGGCCGAGGCGTGCCGCGCGCTCGACTATCCGATCGTGTCGGGCAATGTGAGCCTTTACAATGAGTCAAAGGCCACGGGCGGGGGCAGCGCGATTCTGCCTACCCCCGCGATCGGCGGCGTCGGCGTGATCGAAGATCTGGCCAAAACGGTCGGCATCGGCTTCAAGCGCACCGGCGATATCGTGCTCGCCGTGGGTGAACGTATGGGTCATCTCGGCCAGTCGGCGTGGCTGCGCGAAATCCACGGGCGCGAGGAAGGTCCGCCGCCGCCCGTCGATTTGAAGGCTGAAAAGCGCACTGGCGATTTCATCCGCAAGAGCATCGAGGCCGGCTGGATCACCGCCTGCCACGATGTGTCCGATGGCGGCGTCGCCGTTGCGCTCGCTGAAATGGCGCTCAAGTCGAACATCGGCGTGATGGTCAGCGAGGAACAACCCTTTGGTATCGCCGAAAGCTTCTTCGGCGAGGATCAGGGCCTCTATCTCGTCACCGTCTGCGACACCTGCCTTGCCGATTTCCTCGATGCAGCGAACCGCGCCGATGTGCCGGTCGATCCGCTCGGCCGCACGATCAAGGACCGGATCGTTTTCGAACTGCCCGAAAGCGATCATCAGGTGACGCTCGCCGAACTGCGCGAGGCGCATGAAGGCTTTTTCCCCAAGCTGATGGGGGCGGACGCCGCGCTCGCCTAA
- a CDS encoding exodeoxyribonuclease VII small subunit: protein MTDTPENTAPVAIDSLSFEAAMGELEMIVRRLENGDVSLEESVNLYERGHALRAHCEARLAAAQARIEQVSLGSDGQPTGTKPFGES, encoded by the coding sequence ATGACCGATACCCCCGAAAACACGGCCCCCGTGGCCATTGACTCCCTGTCGTTCGAGGCGGCGATGGGCGAATTGGAAATGATCGTCCGGCGCCTGGAAAATGGCGATGTCAGCCTGGAGGAATCGGTTAATCTTTATGAGCGCGGCCATGCGCTGCGCGCGCATTGCGAAGCGCGTCTGGCAGCGGCGCAGGCGCGGATCGAACAGGTCAGCCTGGGCAGCGATGGACAGCCGACCGGAACCAAGCCCTTTGGCGAAAGCTGA